In Euwallacea fornicatus isolate EFF26 chromosome 20, ASM4011564v1, whole genome shotgun sequence, a single window of DNA contains:
- the LOC136345671 gene encoding uncharacterized protein, giving the protein MANETSTASEMPANPIVLTAQSLGSPSAHVILGTTIVQVYDRDGAIHECRALLDSGSQINFITQEFCNKLRLITTSTDTTISGIDESTIRLSHKAILKLQARGTGFKTTITCLITPRITDNMPNIKIDRNLIEIPAGIELADPVFDDSRPIDHLIGAGLFWDLLCVGQIKTSRDQPCFQKTKLGWIVTGNIRSQSSHNKASCYMITNAQLHQQVEKFWIYEECAQNSGAPPLNLSDPCE; this is encoded by the coding sequence ATGGCCAACGAAACTAGCACGGCCTCCGAGATGCCTGCTAACCCCATTGTATTGACCGCGCAATCACTAGGTAGCCCTTCAGCGCATGTGATACTTGGTACCACCATTGTACAAGTATATGACCGCGATGGGGCAATCCACGAGTGCCGCGCACTACTAGATTCGGGATCGCAGATCAATTTCATCACCCAAGAGTTTTGCAACAAACTAAGATTAATTACAACTAGCACGGACACGACGATTTCAGGAATTGACGAATCAACAATTAGGTTGAGTCATAAGGCAATTCTGAAGTTGCAAGCGCGGGGCACAGGATTCAAGACGACAATCACCTGCTTAATCACACCACGGATAACGGACAACATGCCCAACATTAAAATAGACAGAAACCTCATAGAAATACCAGCTGGAATTGAGTTAGCGGATCCAGTATTTGACGACAGTCGACCAATTGACCATCTCATAGGTGCCGGACTATTCTGGGACTTATTATGCGTcggtcaaataaaaacaagcaGAGACCAACCATGTTTCCAAAAGACGAAACTAGGTTGGATCGTTACAGGAAATATTCGGTCGCAATCGTCTCATAACAAGGCGTCTTGTTACATGATAACAAACGCACAGCTACACCAGCAGGTCGAGAAATTTTGGATATATGAGGAGTGCGCACAGAACAGTGGGGCACCTCCATTGAACTTATCCGATCCATGTGAATAA
- the LOC136345670 gene encoding uncharacterized protein, whose protein sequence is MAGDDLIIKRAIIKSKITRFRKFLENPENKEKYSEIRERLELFALLEPEYDHIQGRIEASIAAEDMGAIAKESEERDKFECDYYQLVALARDLTTDVTNTNGGRQASSTVTETTTYSNNVSILKQLPQISLPKFNSDLSKWINFRDSFDSLVNSQTTLSNIDKFNYLNNALEGEAARAIHSLSISETNYSHAWKKLRDRYENSEELIAYHTRALFGLTPMTRGSYSDLRRLIDDLHNHLIALRSMGQAVGTWDSVLIHLIYTKLDDETRMSCKRRTLSTAGKRTFDDFITILEGHCKYLQTEYIEKQSIAKGQKEQISYKGGKRTNERAVSLTTTMSSCPECTERHPIYMCKRFRDKDIQGRIDRVTELRLCFNCLKSDHQSKACSSGACKKCSR, encoded by the coding sequence ATGGCTGGAGATgacttaataattaaacgggcaataatcaaatcaaaaattactCGCTTTAGAAAATTCTTAGAAAAtcccgaaaataaagaaaagtatTCCGAGATACGCGAACGCTTGGAACTTTTCGCGTTACTCGAGCCAGAATACGACCACATACAGGGTCGAATCGAAGCATCAATCGCAGCGGAAGATATGGGCGCAATAGCAAAGGAATCGGAGGAACGCGACAAGTTCGAATGCGACTATTACCAGTTGGTTGCGTTAGCAAGAGACTTAACCACAGATGTAACGAATACTAATGGAGGACGTCAAGCGAGCAGTACAGTAACAGAAACAACCACATATTCTAATAACGTGTCCATATTAAAACAACTACCCCAAATATCATTGCCCAAATTCAACAGCGACTTATCGAAATGGATAAACTTCCGTGATTCATTTGATTCGTTGGTTAACTCTCAAACGACattgtcaaatattgataaGTTCAATTACCTCAATAATGCACTTGAGGGTGAAGCCGCGCGCGCTATTCATTCCTTGAGCATCTCCGAGACAAACTACAGTCATGCTTGGAAAAAACTTCGGGATAGGTACGAAAATTCAGAAGAACTAATTGCGTATCATACACGAGCCTTATTCGGACTTACACCTATGACAAGGGGGTCATATTCAGATCTACGTCGTCTTATTGACGACTTGCATAATCATCTAATTGCATTAAGGAGTATGGGACAAGCAGTAGGCACGTGGGACTCGGTTCTCATACACCTAATTTACACAAAACTGGACGACGAAACGCGAATGAGTTGTAAAAGACGCACATTGAGCACCGCTGGAAAACGCACATTTGACGATTTTATTACGATTCTAGAAGGTCATTGCAAATACCTACAAACAGAGTACATAGAGAAACAATCAATCGCGAAGGGTCAGAAAGAGCAAATCAGCTACAAGGGCGGTAAGAGGACAAATGAACGCGCTGTCTCATTAACCACTACCATGAGCTCATGTCCAGAATGCACTGAAAGGCACCCAATTTACATGTGCAAAAGGTTTAGAGACAAAGACATTCAAGGACGAATTGATCGCGTCACGGAGTTAAGATTATGCTTCAATTGCTTGAAGTCAGACCATCAAAGCAAGGCATGTTCTTCGGGGGCGTGCAAAAAATGCAGTCGTTGA